The nucleotide sequence AAGATGCAAGTTATGACAAGTGGTACACAGACAACCAAAGAATCAAGAGATGGATATTGATGTCCATGTCTCCGGAAATCATGAAGCAATATATCCGTCTTCCTACTGCTCGTGAAATTTGGAAGGCTTTATCAAAAGCTTTCTATGATGGGGCCGATGAACTGCAAGTTTTCACCTTGAACCAGAAGGCTTTCTCTGCCAAACAAGATGGCTGAACACTTTCTATCTATTATGGTGAATTAATTGAAATTTTTGGTGAGTTGGATCATCGCAATAAGGTGAGTATGGAATGTGAGAAAGATGTAGAACTGTATCGCAAATCCATTGAGGGACAAAGGGTGCATATCTTTCTTGCTGGTTTGAATTGTGAGTTCGATCAGATTCGTGGTGATATTTTGAGAAAATATCCAATCCCTGAGTTAGAAGAATGCTACTCACTGGTTCGTCATGAGTCTGTGCGGCTTACAACAATGAAAGGAGAACCTGAGAAGCCTGAAGCTTCAGCCCTTGTTAGCCAAAACTGATCCACTCAACACAAATCCAATCCCAATCATCAAGATCGAACAAGTTCCAATAATTTTAAATCCACTGCTAGTGCTAACAAATCCACTTATAGATGCGCCTACTGTGATCAATCTGGCCATACCAAAAGTCGCTGTTTTGAACTTGTGGGATCATAATCGTGATCTACGAAAGAAGAACTCACACAAGAACTCCACTTCTGCAGTTGTAGAATCAAAGGCAGAACAATATATTGAGGAAAAAGGCTCGGCTTTGGTAGCAACAGCAGGTAATGGAGGTAAAGTTTTAAATATTTGCGCACCTGTTTCTAATAGTACATGGATAATTGACTCTGGTGCTTCGGATCACATGACCTTTGATTCTAGACAGGCATCCCTTAAACCTTCCTCACAAAAATTTGTCTCTACTGCTAATGGTACCTCAGCTCTTGTTATAGGAGAAGGATCCTTATCTCTTACtgatactttgaatttggattatgTTTTAGTTGTTCCATCCTTGGATTATAACTTTTTGTCCGTATCTCAAATCACCTCTGCTTTTATTTTGTGTTGTAATTTTTTGGCTTGAATTTTGTGTGTTTAAGGACATCCAAACAAGGCAGACGATTGGTTGTGGTGTTAAGAGAGGGAATCTATATTATTTAGATATAGAATCAAAGAGTTTGAATCAACTGTGTCAAGCATTGACAATGGACAACGATGAAGCAACAAAAAGGAAATCTGATATCTGGTTATGGCATCGACGTTTGGGACATGCCTCATTTGGTtatcttaaaaaattattttctagcTTATTTgcaaaatttgatatttctaaTTTCCGTTGTGA is from Arachis ipaensis cultivar K30076 chromosome B01, Araip1.1, whole genome shotgun sequence and encodes:
- the LOC107615304 gene encoding uncharacterized protein LOC107615304 gives rise to the protein MGKSKSDPSKPSGTKTAPIIIQSENSSFNAGIVLNETNYDVWCQMMEMHIAEKEKLSFIRGKTAPPTKKDASYDKWYTDNQRIKRWILMSMSPEIMKQYIRLPTAREIWKALSKAFYDGADELQVFTLNQKAFSAKQDG